From the genome of Pirellulales bacterium:
CGGGCGCTATTGGAACTGGCTGGCGCCTCGATTGATGATGAGCATTCGGAGCAGCGCCGGCTGAATCCCCAATCTCCAAATCTACAAGTCTCCAAATCTCCAAATCAATTTGCATGATGCAACCGATTCGTTTCATCTTCGCGCTGCACGACCATCAGCCGATCGGCAATTTCGACGGCGTCTTCGAGCAGGCCTATCAAGATAGCTACCGGCTGTTCCTCGATCTATTCGAGCAGTATCCGACGATGCGGATCGCGCTGCACACGAGCGGCCCGCTCATCGAGTGGCTCGATGGGCATCACCCCGAATACGTCGATCGGCTGGCTGGTCATGTCGCCACGGGACGGATCGAAATCATCGGCGGGGCGTTTTACGAGCCGATTCTCTCGATGATCCCGTCGCGCGATCGCGTCGGCCAGATTCGCTCATACACCGAATGGCTACAAAATCGCCTGGGCGCCGACGTTCGCGGCATGTGGATCCCGGAACGGGTCTGGGAGCAGGGTTTTACTAGCGATCTCGTCGCCGCCGGAATCGAATACACGATCCTCGACGATTCGCATTTCAAGAGCGCCGGCTTGAATGCCGATCAGCTCCATGGTTATTACCTTACCGAGGACGACGGCCGCTTGCTCCGCGTTTTTCCCGGCAGCGAGCGGTTGCGGTATGTCATCCCCTTCGCCGGGCAACAGGAAACGATCGACTATCTGGCCCACGTCGAGCAACAGCATCCGAACGCGGTGGCGGTGTTCGCCGACGACGGGGAGAAATTCGGCGTCTGGCCGGAAACGAAGCTGAATGTGTTCGATCGCGGCTGGCTGCGGCAATTGTTCGACATGCTCGCGGCCAATGAGAGTTGGATCAAGATGGTCACTCCCGCGGAAGTGATCGACTCGATCGCGCCGATTGGCAAAGTCTATTTGCCCGAGGGAAGCTACCGCGAGATGACCGAGTGGGTGCTGCCCCCGGACCAACTTGCCGAGTACGAGCAGGCCCGCCGCGAACTGGAGCCGGACCCGCGCTGGCCGCGGATCGCGCGGTTCGTCCGCGGCGGCTTCTGGCGGAATTTCAAGGTCCGTTATCCCGAGACGAACGAGATGTATTCGCGGATGATGATGGTCAGTCGGCGATTGCAGAATCTCGTCGAGGCGGGCATGGACAGCGACATGCTCCGATCGGCCCGCACCGAGCTATACCGCGGGCAGTGCAATTGCGCGTATTGGCACGGAGCATTCGGCGGCACCTATTTGCCACATCTGCGAAACGCCATCTACAATCACCTCATCGCTGCCGACGGTTTGCTCGACCGCGCTGTTGGCCGGCCGACTCCTTGGGTCGAGGCAACCTCCGACGATCTGAATCTCGACGGCCGCCCGGAGGTGCAATTGGCCAACGACAAGCTGATCGCACTGATCGCTCCTGGCCGCGGCGGCCAGATTTACGAACTCGACGTGCGGTCGATCTGCCACAACCTGCTAGCCACGCTCAGCCGCCGCCCCGAGGCCTATCATCGCCGCGTGCTGGCCGGGCCGAACGGCGCCGGCGGGAGCGTGATCGATTCCAGCGCGCCGGCGAAGTTCAAGCAAGACGGGCTGGAACACAGAGTTCAATACGACTCTTATTTGCGCAAGAGCCTACTCGATCATTGGTACGACGACGACGTTTCGCTGGACGCCTTGGCTCGTGGCGAAGCCCTGGAGCGTGGCGATTTTCTCGCGCTCCCCTTCGAGGCTAAGCTCCGCCGCAATCCGAATCGAATTCAAGTGCAATTGATCCGGCAAGGGAATGCTTGGGGAGTGCCGCTCAAGATCACCAAGGGAGTGACGCTGGGCGCCAGCTCCGAAATGTTGGAGGTCGCTTATCTCATCGAGGGCTTGCCGCGCGATCGGTCGATGCACTTTGGCGTCGAATTCAATTTCGCCGGTTTGCCGGCCGGGGCCGAAGACCGGTTCTTCCATTTGGGCGCCAACCGCAACGGCCGCCGCCTCGGCCGCATGGAAACGCGGCTCGACTTGACCGACATCGAGGATTTGGGGCTTACGGACGAATGGCTCGGGATCGACGTCGGCCTGGCGTTCTCACAGCCCACGAGTCTCTGGACCTATCCGATCGAAACGGTGAGCCAGTCCGAAGGAGGCTTCGAGCTAGTGCATCAATCGGTCTGCGTCACGCCCCACTGGCACGTCCGCGGCGACGCCGACGGCCGCTGGAGCGTCAAGATTCTCCTCGGCATCGACACCCGGCTGGCCGAAAGCCGGATGGAAAAACCCGCAATCGCCGTTCACGGCTGAGCGACTTATCTCCCTCTCCCTCTGGGAGAGGGCCGGGGTGAGGGGCGAGAACCTAGTGCTTTGTCACAGATTGATTTTAGAGTTGAGTGTTTTTCGTAGCGGCGGCTTCCAGCCGCCGTTCGCTGGAGCAAGGCGAAAGGTTCTTTCGGCCGCGGCAAGAAATCGGGAGGATGCCGCCGCGCCATCGCTAGCGACGCGCGCCGCGATCTCCAGCGGGTCGGCTCGCGCCCGTGGGCGGCAAAACACATGACGGCGCACGGCGGGTCACCGCCTCTTGCGAAGTGAACCGCGCTTTGGAACTGCACTGCGAATTTCGGCCCAATCCCGAGCGGTCATTTTCTCGGGCGGCCGGCTGGCCAATCCTCGCAGCAGTTCCGACTCCAACGCATCCCGTGCCGATTGGCGTTGATCCAAGCGAATCAGTTCCCGCACATACTCGCTCGCGCTGCTATATCCTCCCGAGTGGACGCGGACTTGGACAAACTCCTTGAGCCCTTCCGGAATGGCAATGTTCATTGTGTCCATTTTGCACATGACTTCTCGGCTTCCATCCTGGCCCGCATGACAAGAATTGGCAATATCTGCCACCCGGACAACTGGCTTGCGCGGAGGCGTGTGACAGCGGTCGAAGGCGACTTCCGCCGCGTCGCGAGGCCATGTGGTCAGGCGCCGAGATTGGCGCTGAGCGTCGCGATGAGTGCGCTTCGTTCGCCGCGCGTATTCACCGGCAAGCGACGCCAATTCGAGCCGTCCTTGAAGTGGGCGTACAATCCGGTCGGGTCTTCGTGGAAATGGATGAACGCGGACGACTTTAGATAGAATACGCCGCGCTTTCTTTCCGTGAGACCGTCCAACTCACGTAGCTTCGCGAGCAGCGGCTCAAGCTGATCCAGCGTTGCTGTGCCTGCATGCTTCATTGATGCACGGCGCGGAGTTGTTGAAAGCCGTCAGTTCCTTCCCGCCGCATCCAGCCGGAAGACTTCTTGCCCGTCGAACACCGCATCTTCAACGCAACCGTCGCGATTGCGGGCGCGGAGCCAGGTGTTCCAGCCTAGGCGGCTGCCGGGGCCGGAGTCGTCGGCTAGGATGCAGTCGGGGACGGCGTTCGCTTCGAGCAAGAGTTGCACGTCGAAGTCGAGCGTCGGGCCGATGAAGAGCCGCGTCAGATGCGAAAGCAGGAAGAAGGCTTTCGATTTTTTCACCGCCGCGCGATAGGGCAAGAACTCGGCGAACTGGTCATAGTCGAGCGGGCCGAGGCGGATGCGGATTCGCCCCTCGACGTCCCAAATCCGCTCGCCGATCACCATGTCGATCCCGAGGGCGCAATGCCCGGTCTCCAAACCCAATTGGGATTGATCCGACGGCTCCAGTTGCAGCCATTGGCCGTGGAATTGCCGCACTTCCACCGTCGCCTGGAAGTAATCGGCCAGGATCGCGGCCAGCCCGGCGGCGGTCCGCGGCCGACGGGCGAAGAGACCGGCGTAGTGCAGGATCGCCGTGTCTTCCACGCGGGCGACGACTTGGTCCTTTGAGTCGATCGGCGGGGCAAGGGGGACAGTCACCTTTTGCTGCCGACCATCTGGTGATTGTGCCCGCTCCGCAAAAGGGGACGGTCCCCAGCCGGAAACGCGGATACGATTCCGCAGGCTCGCCATACCCAGCCCCGAAAGGCTCAGCAGGCAATGCGTGAACGGGTCTGGCGGATGCTCGGCGTGTTGCCCTCGCTCGTACGGAAGATAAAAGCGATATTTCTCCCACGCGCGGAAGAAATGCGAGAGCATGCGGTGCGTGAAGATGTCTAGCCAATCGCGCAAGGCGTGCTTCTCGGAATGCTTTGCATCGCGCTGAATCCGCATCAAGAGATCGGTGTAGTGCCGCGGCAGCACGCCGCTCGGCCCGGTGAGGCCGAAGAATGCCACGCTCATCGCCGGCGGCAGGCGGCCCGTTCGGTCTGGCCGAAGCTCGTAGATTTGGCTCGGCGGGAAATTGTGCGACAGATGGGCCGCGAACCGCGCGACTTCGCGCCCGGCAGGGCCGTCGAAGCCGACCGGATGCCGGTCCGGATTGAGCTTTTCGAGCAGCCGCACGGCCTGAAAGAAATTGAACGTCGGTCCCTGCGCGAAGAGCCGTTGCTCGACGGTCATCTCCGCGAGATCGACGTCCGCCGTGGCAGACGCTACAGCAATTGTTGGTCGCCCGCTCGCAGTGGCCATTTCTTGATGATCCCTCCGGTTTGCGTCGTCTTCGCCACGAGTTGAGTGAACGAATTGATCCCGGCATACAGGCCGAGGAACCGCTCCAAAATGCAGGCGAACAGAAACGCGCCGGTGCCGATGTATTTTTCCTCGTCGAACTCGATCGACACTTCGAGGCCGCGGCAGAAGCCGCTTCCCGAATGACTTCCGGTGCGGCCGATGATCCGTCGCGTGCCGAGTCGGGCGATCCCTTCGATCAACTGCCGCGTGACGTCGGCCAATTGCTGCTGGCCGGCTTGCGGATCGCTGAAATCATAGAGCCGGAGGATTTCGCGCAGGGCGTCGCGCCCCTCGGTCGGATCGTCGAGCGAGAGATAGTTGAGCGTAAGATGCGAGACCAAGGCCCAATAGCGGCCGCGGCGCGGCGGCGCCCGCAGCGGCGCCGTCGGCGTCTTGAGACAGCGAATGCCGGACAGCGGCGCAGCCCCCTCCAACTCGAAATAAAGCCGCTCTCCGGCGTGCTGGAGCTGGTTCGGTAGGTCGCGGTTGGTGCAGATGGTGCGCACGACCATCGTGTCGTCCGCCGGCAGACGCGCGTGGAAATCGAGATCAACGAGATTGAGAAACAGCTCGGTGCCGCGGTCCCCTTCGAGCGTCGAATTGCGGCGCGAGGCATGCCAAAAAGTCTGCCCCTCGTCGCCATCGCGATTGTGATGAAACGAGTAAAACGGCCGATAGGTCGTTGTGACCGAGGTTTCGGGGTCGGTGCTCGTCACCTCGTCGATCGAGTAGATCTCCATCCCGCGCGGCTGGGCCACGTCGGGAACGATCCGATATTCGTAGCGGCTCTGGTCGAGGACGATCGGCTCGGCGACCTGTTCGAAAAGGTTGACCACCGGCGTGCAGCCAAGGCGAAATGTCGATTGATCGACCCATTCCTGCACGCGCGGGATCGTGTGGTTCAAGTACAGGACGACCTCGAGCTTTTGCCCGAATCCGGCGTGCTTCGCGCGCTGCCAGCCGCCGATATCGACGAACAGGAATTTCTCGCGCATCGCGAAGAATTCGCTCAGCAGCCGATAGCCCATGAAGCTCCGCGACGGATAGGGGAGCAGCCCTTCGTCGGAGGTGAAGCCGACTTGCGCGAGGCACTCTTGCGGCGCGAGCACGATCGGCTGCACCTTGGATTCGGGATCGAGCGAGCGGAAGACCACTTGCGTCGTGTGGTTGAAGATCAGCTCGTACAACAATCCGACGACGTGCCCTTCGCCGAAAAGATAGAGTCGCAAGTCTTCGAGCGAAAGCTGCGAGAATCTCAAACCCGATTGGCACTCGAACTGCAACCGCAGCGCCGCGGCCGTCCGCCGCGGCGGCTCATATTCCCGCGGGAACGGCGGCGATTGCAGCGCCGCGCTCGTCAATTCGATCGGCCACAAGGTCACGGGATAGCCCGTGCGGAAGCGGCAGGCGAGATTGCCGATCTTGGCCGTTTGCAAGCGGCTGCCGCGCGCGATCGGGAAGCCGTCGGGAAGCGGCCCGCGGCTGGCGTCCAAGTCGAACTGGACGATCGCCATCGACGGCACGGGCGCGAGATAATGCGGATAGAGCACGCTCAGGAGCGCTTCGGTCAGCTCGGGGAATTCGTCGTCCAGTTTGTGGTGAATTCGCCCGGCCAAGAGCGCGAACGATTCGATGAGCCGCTCGACGTGCGGGTCGCCGCTGCGGTTCGGCTCGAGGAGCAGCCGCCCCGCCGCCGCCGGATAGCGCTCGGCGAACTCCTCGGCAAACTGCCGAATGAAGACCAGCTCGCGTTCGTAATAGGGAAAGAGCGATTCGCTCATCGCAATCTCAATTCTCAATACTCAGATTTCAAACTTTCATCGTGCGGATTTGCGTGCAACCGGTTGTGAGTTCCATCACCGTCTCGAACGAGATGTCGGGATAGGGCTCGATCCGCAGCCGGGCCTCAATCTGAAATCGCACGCTGAGATGATGAGCGCCGCGGCTGTCGTCCTTCACGTGCACCGTCACCTCGCGCAACCGCGGCTCGAAGCGGCTGATGATTTCCTCGACCATTTGACCGATCGAATTGCGCTGCTGCGGTGTCGATGTCGACAAGGAACCGAAATCGGGAATGCCATAGCCCACCGGCGACTGCAGGATCTCCGGATACTCCTCGGGCAAATGGATGATCGATCGATGCGTATTGAGCAGATCTTCCAAATCGCGGCGCACGGCCAGGATCACCTGCTCGATTCCGTAGCCGGCCCGAGCCGCTGTACCCGCGGAATCCGGATCGATCAGCCGATCCAGAATCGACGGAGTAAGAGCTTGATTGAGATCCACGCGAGCCATTGCGACGGCCTTCGCAAACGTAAACGGCGAAACGAACGTGAGTTATATCACAGATTCGCCGATGGCTCGACAGGGATTTATGGCGAATTGCAGCGGAGCATCGGAAACGATGCTCCGCGCGGTCTAACTACATCCCTGATACCGGAAGCGCCCCGGAAACGCGCCGACGCTGGCAGCGTCGGCCACGATCAAACTCAACTTCGCTACGATTGCGGCGGCTCGGTTTCGCCGCCATCGCTCGGCGGTGCGTCGATTTGCAATTGGCGCCATTCGAGCAGGGTCGAAGCGTCTTCGCCGGCCAGAAACATCCGCAAGCCACGACCGAAAACGGGACCGTCGTCGTCCCCGAGCCAATCGGTCATCCGGCCGAGCTTGACCTGCTCGTCGGCGTGGGTGTGCGAATCGGGATAGAGGGCCGGGAGAAAAATCTGTCCCGCTTCGCCGACGTGCGTTTCCAGCCGCGCCCCCGCCCAGAGCAGATCGCGGGGAAATCGGGGCGGATTGATCGCGATCAACTCAATGTCTTCCAGCGGCACCCAGAAATAACTTCCCTGAGCAAAAACCTCGATCACGCCGCCGAACAGATCATCGCAATCGCGCAGTCCGTCGAAGGGCCGATCGTTGAGTTGGCCTTTCACCAGCGGCGCGGCCTCGGCCGCTTGGGCCAAGGACTCGGCGGCCTCGGCGCGACGGTTTTCACGCAGGTGGCCGAGCGCCTCCAGCCGCAGTCGAACATGCTCGGCATGCGAATCGGTCAGAAACTTCGGCTGCGCCCCTTCGTGAAACACGCGGCGGCGGGCCTCCTCGGATTCCAGCAGGCGTCGATACTCCGAAACCGCCGCTTGCAGCTCGAGTTCGTCGTAGTTCAGCGCGTCGATCTGCTTCCGGGCTCGATCGAGTTCGCCGGCGAAGGCGAACAACTCGAACAAGAATAGCCGCTTTCCCTGGTCGGCCGGATTAGCCTTCACCTGGGCAATCTGGAAGTCGATCGCTTCTTGCAACTTGCCGGCTTGAAACAGCTCGTGGCCATCCATCGTATTTCCTATCTGCGCGACATTTCCCTTTGCGCAACGAAGTTCCAGCCCTTGACGTTGGCCGTCCCGAGGGTGCCCTCGGCGCTTTGCGATTTGTACGACATCTCGCAAGTTTGAAAGCAGAAATCGATGGTTTCCTCCGGCGGGTCCGGACCTTGCGTCTGCAAATCGTAACCGACGATGTACACTCCGCGGAATGTGACCGTGAAATAGGCCTTGGGGTGCTTGGCGTGTGCGCCGAGCTTGCGGATGGTGATCTTCGCCTCGTCGAAACTGTTGTATTCGTGCCGCTTCGGCTTGAACGAATTGCTGAAATAGGCCTGAGCCAAAATGGGAGTCGCCTTTTCGATCTGCTTGGTGATCTGGAAGCGGTAGTCCTCCTCGATATTGCCGGTGCGCTTCGCGGTGCCGACGACGGGGAGCGCGGCGTCATCGTCGTCGTCGTCCCCTTCCTGTTTGGCGGCCTTCTTGTCGGCTGCCTTGGCCTTGGCCAGTGATTTCGCATCGCCGAAGCGGAACGACATGATCTCGAGCAGGGCCTTTGCTCGGGCGCTCTCGTTTTGCTTGGAGTCGAGCGCTTCGCCGGCAATCTCGGCCGTCATCTTGCGGCTCGGGGTCAACTCCAAGAATGCGTCGAGTGATTGTTTAGCCATTCGTCGTTCCGTACAAGCGTGCCACCAGCCGCCGTGGCGCGCTCCTCACGCTCCGCCGTGAGACTGCTTCCTCACGGCGGAAGACAAGAAGTACACCCTACCATGCGCCGCGCTCAATCATATCCCATCCCCCTTTGATTGCTGCCGGCTCCAGGCCGCCGGGCTCTTGCTGGGGCTTGTATTCCACGCGGCACTTGGCGAACACAAGATTGATCGTTTCCTTGGGGATCGCATCGCCGCCGATGTCGAGCGTGTACCCGGTCACGACCACGTCGCTGAAGACAAACGTAAGGAAAACCTTGCGGTTGCCTCCCGTCGCCTTTTTTACGTAGAGGGTCGCCGATTCGAACACATCGCGATTGTTCAAATCTTGCGTGCTGCAATAGGCGCGAAACAGGTCGGGCGACGAAAGATCGAGTTCCTTCGTAATCGTGATCTTGCAGGCATCGACCTCCGCCAGATCGGTCCCCTCCAAATCCTTCAGCTCGCCTTCGTCGAATTCCTGCGGAGCGGAGGGCTCATCGCCGAAGAGGGAGGCGATTCCCGCCGCCCCATCGTCGTTGAAACGACCCCGGGCAACGCCGTGCCTGAGATTCGCGTCTTGCGCAGCGTACAACCCTTCCTTGTCCGGGAATCCCTGCGAACTGCCGAACTGGAACGACACGATCTCGATCAAGCCGGGAAACTTGTCGTCGGTCGATTCCCCTTCGATCGGCTCACCGTCTTTGACGAGCTTCAGAAAACCGTCGCACCATTCGGAAGGCATATATCAGCTAGCCGTCGAAGCTCGTGCTGTTGGTCACCTTGTTCCAGGCCCGTTCGACGAGCTTGCCGAGCACGCCGTCCTTGCCCTGCGGCTTATAGCCGATCTTGAGCGCGCCGTATTCGAAGACCACCGTCTCTTCCGGCACGTCGTCGCCCGAGGAGCCGGACCATTCGACGCTCTTGATCGCCACGAGCTTGAAGTCGTACGAGAGGTAAACGTCACCTGACGTCGTGCCCCCTTTGGCGCCCGACTTCCGCAGGCGAAGTTCGACCTTTTCGTAGTGCCCGCCCTTGCCGCAGGTGGAAGCCAGGATCGGCGACGCACAATCGGTCTGCTTCTTGATCGTAAACTCCTTGAAATCGGCCTTACCCGCGCCGGCGCCGCTGGAAGCGGAGGTGATGTTCAGGGTGTTTTCGATGCCGAAGGAAAACTCCTTGATCTCGAACCAACCCTTGAACATGCTATCCGTGCTCTCTCCCTGAATCGGCTCCGAAGCGCCCGCCGCGGGATAGAACTTGACAAATGCGTCGAATGCCATGATCGAACTCCTTGGACTCCTTGAAAATCAATGAACCAACCGTGAGTGAGCCTGTCCGCCGTGAACTAAGACTGCGTGAACAAGGCTGCCAGCCTTGAACGACCGCGTCTAGCCCTTCTTGGGAACTTCCGCCACCAAACGCATCGAAGTCGTCAATGCTTCCAACTGGTAGTGCGGGCGCAAATAGGCCACCGCTTCGTACCAGCCCGGCCGGCCTTCGACTTCGCGAACTTCGACCTTCGCGTCGGCCAGTGGGAATTTCGCTTTCGTTTCGTCGCTGGCCCCGTTTGGATCGCAGACGAAATTCTGAATCCAATCGTTGAGCCACTGGGCGCAATCCTTGACCTCCATGAACGAGCCAATCTTATCGCGCGCCATGACCTTTAGGTAGTGGGCGAACCGCGAGGTGCAAAGGATCAAGTTGAATTTCGCCGACAGCTCGGCATTCGCATTCGCGGCCGGATCGAAATAAGTCTTAGGCTTCTGGCACGATTGCGCGCCCATGAACACGGCATAGTCGGTCCCCTTGGCGTGGATCAAAGGTAGGAAGCCGAGATTCGACAGCTCGAACTCGCGGCGGTCGGTGATCGCGATTTCGGTCGGGCATTTCATCGCGACGTCGCCATCGTCGGTCGGGAAGGTATGCACGGGAAGCCCTTCGACTCGGCCACCCCCTTCGACGCCGCGGGTGCGGGCGAACCAACCCCATTTGGAGAACGAGTCGGTGATTCGCGCGGCATACGTCCAGGCGGCGCTCATCCAGAGATACTTGTCGTGGTCCTTGCCGTCGACGAATTCCTCGAAGTTGAATTCCTCTACGCGCTTGAATTCCGCTCCGTACGGCAAGCGGCCAAGCGTCTTGGGAAGCGTCAGGCCGACGAACCGCGAATCCTCCGATTCCCGGAACGACTTCCAAGAGGCGTATTCCACGCTGTCGAAGATCTTGGCCAGATCGCGCGGGTTGGCTAGTTCCGTGTAACTGTCGAAATTGAACATCTTCGGGCTGGTGGCCGCGATGAACGGGGCGTGCGAGGCAGCGGCCACGTTCGAGATCATCTTCAGCAAGCTGATGTCTTCCGGTCCGCGGCCAAAGTCATAGTCGCCGACCAACATCCCATAGGGCTGGCCGCCGAGCTGGCCGTATTCCTCTTCGTAGATCTTCTTGAATAGGGCGCTCTGATCGAATTCCGCGGCCTTTTCGAGGTCTTTGAAGAGATCGCGCTTGCTCACGTTGAGCACCCGGATCTTGAGGTTCTCGCCCGTCTCCGATTGATGCACTAGATAGTGCAATC
Proteins encoded in this window:
- a CDS encoding type VI secretion system tube protein Hcp; translation: MPSEWCDGFLKLVKDGEPIEGESTDDKFPGLIEIVSFQFGSSQGFPDKEGLYAAQDANLRHGVARGRFNDDGAAGIASLFGDEPSAPQEFDEGELKDLEGTDLAEVDACKITITKELDLSSPDLFRAYCSTQDLNNRDVFESATLYVKKATGGNRKVFLTFVFSDVVVTGYTLDIGGDAIPKETINLVFAKCRVEYKPQQEPGGLEPAAIKGGWDMIERGAW
- the tssF gene encoding type VI secretion system baseplate subunit TssF, whose protein sequence is MSESLFPYYERELVFIRQFAEEFAERYPAAAGRLLLEPNRSGDPHVERLIESFALLAGRIHHKLDDEFPELTEALLSVLYPHYLAPVPSMAIVQFDLDASRGPLPDGFPIARGSRLQTAKIGNLACRFRTGYPVTLWPIELTSAALQSPPFPREYEPPRRTAAALRLQFECQSGLRFSQLSLEDLRLYLFGEGHVVGLLYELIFNHTTQVVFRSLDPESKVQPIVLAPQECLAQVGFTSDEGLLPYPSRSFMGYRLLSEFFAMREKFLFVDIGGWQRAKHAGFGQKLEVVLYLNHTIPRVQEWVDQSTFRLGCTPVVNLFEQVAEPIVLDQSRYEYRIVPDVAQPRGMEIYSIDEVTSTDPETSVTTTYRPFYSFHHNRDGDEGQTFWHASRRNSTLEGDRGTELFLNLVDLDFHARLPADDTMVVRTICTNRDLPNQLQHAGERLYFELEGAAPLSGIRCLKTPTAPLRAPPRRGRYWALVSHLTLNYLSLDDPTEGRDALREILRLYDFSDPQAGQQQLADVTRQLIEGIARLGTRRIIGRTGSHSGSGFCRGLEVSIEFDEEKYIGTGAFLFACILERFLGLYAGINSFTQLVAKTTQTGGIIKKWPLRAGDQQLL
- the tssC gene encoding type VI secretion system contractile sheath large subunit — translated: MSSAEQTASAAGQEAETLDLLDQVITATRPQTDQEAARAKDYFRQFLNQVVKPGEVISKDVETNVKHWIAQIDGVLTHQLNEILHNPDFQKLESSWRGLHYLVHQSETGENLKIRVLNVSKRDLFKDLEKAAEFDQSALFKKIYEEEYGQLGGQPYGMLVGDYDFGRGPEDISLLKMISNVAAASHAPFIAATSPKMFNFDSYTELANPRDLAKIFDSVEYASWKSFRESEDSRFVGLTLPKTLGRLPYGAEFKRVEEFNFEEFVDGKDHDKYLWMSAAWTYAARITDSFSKWGWFARTRGVEGGGRVEGLPVHTFPTDDGDVAMKCPTEIAITDRREFELSNLGFLPLIHAKGTDYAVFMGAQSCQKPKTYFDPAANANAELSAKFNLILCTSRFAHYLKVMARDKIGSFMEVKDCAQWLNDWIQNFVCDPNGASDETKAKFPLADAKVEVREVEGRPGWYEAVAYLRPHYQLEALTTSMRLVAEVPKKG
- a CDS encoding alpha-amylase/4-alpha-glucanotransferase domain-containing protein encodes the protein MQPIRFIFALHDHQPIGNFDGVFEQAYQDSYRLFLDLFEQYPTMRIALHTSGPLIEWLDGHHPEYVDRLAGHVATGRIEIIGGAFYEPILSMIPSRDRVGQIRSYTEWLQNRLGADVRGMWIPERVWEQGFTSDLVAAGIEYTILDDSHFKSAGLNADQLHGYYLTEDDGRLLRVFPGSERLRYVIPFAGQQETIDYLAHVEQQHPNAVAVFADDGEKFGVWPETKLNVFDRGWLRQLFDMLAANESWIKMVTPAEVIDSIAPIGKVYLPEGSYREMTEWVLPPDQLAEYEQARRELEPDPRWPRIARFVRGGFWRNFKVRYPETNEMYSRMMMVSRRLQNLVEAGMDSDMLRSARTELYRGQCNCAYWHGAFGGTYLPHLRNAIYNHLIAADGLLDRAVGRPTPWVEATSDDLNLDGRPEVQLANDKLIALIAPGRGGQIYELDVRSICHNLLATLSRRPEAYHRRVLAGPNGAGGSVIDSSAPAKFKQDGLEHRVQYDSYLRKSLLDHWYDDDVSLDALARGEALERGDFLALPFEAKLRRNPNRIQVQLIRQGNAWGVPLKITKGVTLGASSEMLEVAYLIEGLPRDRSMHFGVEFNFAGLPAGAEDRFFHLGANRNGRRLGRMETRLDLTDIEDLGLTDEWLGIDVGLAFSQPTSLWTYPIETVSQSEGGFELVHQSVCVTPHWHVRGDADGRWSVKILLGIDTRLAESRMEKPAIAVHG
- the tssG gene encoding type VI secretion system baseplate subunit TssG, whose protein sequence is MATASGRPTIAVASATADVDLAEMTVEQRLFAQGPTFNFFQAVRLLEKLNPDRHPVGFDGPAGREVARFAAHLSHNFPPSQIYELRPDRTGRLPPAMSVAFFGLTGPSGVLPRHYTDLLMRIQRDAKHSEKHALRDWLDIFTHRMLSHFFRAWEKYRFYLPYERGQHAEHPPDPFTHCLLSLSGLGMASLRNRIRVSGWGPSPFAERAQSPDGRQQKVTVPLAPPIDSKDQVVARVEDTAILHYAGLFARRPRTAAGLAAILADYFQATVEVRQFHGQWLQLEPSDQSQLGLETGHCALGIDMVIGERIWDVEGRIRIRLGPLDYDQFAEFLPYRAAVKKSKAFFLLSHLTRLFIGPTLDFDVQLLLEANAVPDCILADDSGPGSRLGWNTWLRARNRDGCVEDAVFDGQEVFRLDAAGRN
- a CDS encoding type VI secretion system accessory protein TagJ, with product MDGHELFQAGKLQEAIDFQIAQVKANPADQGKRLFLFELFAFAGELDRARKQIDALNYDELELQAAVSEYRRLLESEEARRRVFHEGAQPKFLTDSHAEHVRLRLEALGHLRENRRAEAAESLAQAAEAAPLVKGQLNDRPFDGLRDCDDLFGGVIEVFAQGSYFWVPLEDIELIAINPPRFPRDLLWAGARLETHVGEAGQIFLPALYPDSHTHADEQVKLGRMTDWLGDDDGPVFGRGLRMFLAGEDASTLLEWRQLQIDAPPSDGGETEPPQS
- a CDS encoding type VI secretion system tube protein Hcp, which encodes MAFDAFVKFYPAAGASEPIQGESTDSMFKGWFEIKEFSFGIENTLNITSASSGAGAGKADFKEFTIKKQTDCASPILASTCGKGGHYEKVELRLRKSGAKGGTTSGDVYLSYDFKLVAIKSVEWSGSSGDDVPEETVVFEYGALKIGYKPQGKDGVLGKLVERAWNKVTNSTSFDG
- a CDS encoding type VI secretion system tube protein Hcp; its protein translation is MAKQSLDAFLELTPSRKMTAEIAGEALDSKQNESARAKALLEIMSFRFGDAKSLAKAKAADKKAAKQEGDDDDDDAALPVVGTAKRTGNIEEDYRFQITKQIEKATPILAQAYFSNSFKPKRHEYNSFDEAKITIRKLGAHAKHPKAYFTVTFRGVYIVGYDLQTQGPDPPEETIDFCFQTCEMSYKSQSAEGTLGTANVKGWNFVAQREMSRR
- the tssE gene encoding type VI secretion system baseplate subunit TssE codes for the protein MARVDLNQALTPSILDRLIDPDSAGTAARAGYGIEQVILAVRRDLEDLLNTHRSIIHLPEEYPEILQSPVGYGIPDFGSLSTSTPQQRNSIGQMVEEIISRFEPRLREVTVHVKDDSRGAHHLSVRFQIEARLRIEPYPDISFETVMELTTGCTQIRTMKV